The proteins below come from a single Corylus avellana chromosome ca3, CavTom2PMs-1.0 genomic window:
- the LOC132174171 gene encoding uncharacterized mitochondrial protein AtMg00310-like, translating into MAEVQAIPMYSMSVFPLPKALCNDINSLMKRFWWGNQSNEKHIHWMTWEKLGVAKSQGCMGFRDLIIFNQALLAKQCWKLGTSQDSLTARILKAKYHPNCTILEAQMGPKPSFAWRSIQGACKVVSDGLIWRVGDGSNVWIWGDKWLHNPSTYMVKSPPKVLNAEAKVKELIDHEGQGWKLTLLREIFTLEDQVAIQLVPFSCLNQPDKLVWRGTQNDVFSVSSACHMLKEQDIGQQPESSSRRGHNVLLKGIWNIHSPNAVKNFT; encoded by the coding sequence ATGGCGGAAGTTCAAGCGATCCCTATGTATAGCATGAGTGTCTTCCCTCTACCAAAGGCTTTAtgcaatgatattaattctttgATGAAGAGATTTTGGTGGGGGAATCAATCAAATGAGAAACACATACATTGGATGACTTGGGAGAAGCTAGGAGTGGCAAAATCACAAGGTTGTATGGGATTTAGGGATCTCATCATTTTCAACCAAGCTCTCTTAGCAAAACAATGTTGGAAGTTAGGGACCTCGCAGGACAGTTTGACGGCACGGATTCTAAAAGCAAAATACCATCCAAATTGCACCATTTTGGAGGCACAAATGGGGCCCAAACCTTCTTTCGCTTGGCGGAGTATTCAAGGGGCCTGCAAAGTAGTTAGTGATGGGTTGATTTGGCGGGTTGGGGATGGATCAAATGTCTGGATTTGGGGTGACAAATGGCTTCACAACCCATCCACCTATATGGTCAAATCTCCTCCAAAGGTTTTGAATGCAGAAGCAAAAgtgaaagagttaattgaccaTGAGGGGCAGGGGTGGAAATTAACATTGTTAAGAGAAATTTTCACCCTGGAGGACCAAGTGGCTATTCAATTGGTTCCATTCAGTTGCCTCAATCAGCCGGACAAGCTGGTGTGGAGAGGGACTCAAAATGACGTGTTCTCGGTGAGTAGTGCATGCCACATGTTGAAAGAGCAGGACATCGGCCAACAACCTGAGAGTTCTAGTAGAAGGGGGCACAACGTTTTATTGAAGGGAATTTGGAACATACACTCTCCAAATGCAGTTAAAAATTTCACATGA